The stretch of DNA AGCTTTTACTACTTGGGTCAGGCCCAATGACAGTTTTCTTTAGTGCTAGCCAGTAGGCCTAATGTAGGAATATATATACTTGGGCTGGCTACTAGCGATAGCGATTGGAAGAACAGGTACGAAGCTTCTCGCTGGGTGCGTTGCTGCTGTATGCTCGCTGCGTGCCGTTTTCGAACTTGGGCTACTGCCTACTAGCGATTGGCATTAGCACTGCCGAATTCCAACTTGTTCAATTTGAGTTggatgtttgcaaaaagaaaaacgatagggaaGCAGATCAAGTTGTAGTACatgtcccccgcaaaaaaaaagttgtTAGTATATGTAAACCGGGCTGTAACGACTGTGATCAAATTCAACTGTTAATTATACATCGGTCTGTTAATTAATCTACTAGTACACATGCATGTGCAAGAATCGGAAGAACAACAAGGCCGAAATCATAAGCAATATGGACCATAGACTAATGGGGCCTAAACTAATCGCCTACTGCCTCTCCAGCATCTCCGTATCTCTCTGCCTCTCTATGTACGTGTAGTGTAGATGTGCGTCGTCTCCGGTGCACAGATGGACTCCTCCCCGCACGCGAGCTCCGGTGCCCACAGTCGCCATGCGCGCGCACGCACGAAGGGCCGCCGGGGCTCGATGGTCGGTCGGTCGATCAGGAGGTGACTTTGGCGCGGGTGCACGGGGCGAAGTAGTAGCCGTGCTGCTGGTGGCCGCCGGCCTGCACGTGCACGCGgtgcgaggaggaggagtgcgagtgCGCCGTCTCCCGGTCGACGAGCGCGCGGAGGTGGAGGAACTCGTCGACGGAGCAGGGCAGCCAGAGCGGGCCGGCCGAGCTGTAGCCGTACGTGTCCCGGGCCGCCTCCAGCAGCCGCTGGAAGAGCGGGTGGTAGAGGTAGGCGATGGGGATGACGAACCGCCGGAACCCGTCGCCCTGCTCCGCCTCCGCCTGGGCCTGGCCGACCCGCACCGCCAGCCACCCCTTCTTCACCTTCCCCCTCTTCTCCGCCTGGTCCCCTTGCATGATGGTGGCAGCTGCTTCGCCGGCGGTCCAACTGCAGCCGCCCTCTCGCCGTCGCTGCTGCTACTGGTGGTCCTAAGAGATGAGACCACTGCTCTATTGCAGGTAGCTAGAGCCAAGGAGCCAATCCAGAGGTGTGTGTGGTGCGGTGAGGTTCGCGGCGCTCGCGGTGGTTTTTATAGGACTTGCACGGTCCGTGCGGCGGTGCGGGCCGGGAGGAGATTGGAAGATTAGATTAGCCGCGGGTGCGTGGCGCACTCGTGCGCTGCCTGTAGTACGTACGGCGTCCTTTGCTACGGAACCTCACCCGGCGTCGGGGCTTCCGTGTCGGGTCGAGACGGCGGGTGATCAGGGACGAAGCTAGAAAAAATGGGCACCGGTGTCAACCGCTTCCCAGGTTAAGTCGCTAGCAGAAATTATAGTTGGTGCAACAACATAGATAATGGCCGAGAACGATATAAAAAGCAACAATATGCAGGTGATATTATTATTACATCTAAAATATCATACCGAGTAGCGAGTATTGGCTGAGCAAAGTCATAAAATAACACTTCTTTACATATTCCGGAAATAATAGGCATGTAACTTTCTGTAAAGGATGAACAAAAGAACATATTATATTCACAACAATAGTAAGAAAGAAATAGTGCAAAAAATAAGTATCGTTGAGGAAAAAATAAAGTGATACGAGACTCACATTTCATAACTTCCCTTCTCGATCTTTCATCTTCTTAAATAGATCGATCACATCATCATTCGTTATTGCAGAAAATATGTCTTTCTCCACATAGCAAATCAAGTGCTGGTCAAACTGGCCTTGAAGGCCCTGCCATATTACTATCTAGTGCTGGTCGTTTTCCTTTCAACAAAAATTTATCCATATCTTCTTGGTCCTAGGCAAATcaaagaaaataaactaaaaaaatTACTTAGCCAATAGCCATCATGAAATCAGTGCACCTGTAAAATCGTAGTCTGTAGACAATCTCGAGAGGCGAGAGAGAAGGTGCAAATTACCTGGGATTGGAAGAGCCAACACTTGCAAATTAAAGATCATGCACTGACGGACGGTCAGCCGATGTCAACATTCACCCGATGAAATGGTGTCGAGTTCGCCGTCGTTCGTCGCCGATTCGCTGCGGCGGCTGCGGAATTAGGGTTCGAGATGAGGAGGCGAAGAGACGAGGGTGTATGTCTGTTCGCGTACGCGTACAGCAGCCGGGTAGCGTACATCAATTAATTAATACATAGTGCGTACGCATTGGGCCTGGCCTTGTATCGTTGTTTGCTGCCGCAGGCTGTTGATTTCTTTTGGAACTTAATGGATTTTATGGGCTAAGGCTTTAGGGATTAGCTGGTTTGCTGTTGGGCTGGGGTCAATGGAATTTTTGGGCTGGGGTCATACGCAGTTTTTGTTAATACTATTAGCTGAAAAGCCAGAAGGCACTGGTGTCAATTGACATCAGTGAATACATGGGAGCTCCGTCCCTGCCCGGGTGATGGATCGTGTGCGTGGCTGACACGGCGGCCCGTTGGAATAATCGGGTTAGGGCGTCGGGGTCGCTGGCCGTACTGGGCGACCGTCGCGTGCGCGTCAGGCCTCAGTTGCGGTGAGCGGGATAGCCGGATAGGTACGGCGGAGCAGTGAGAGTGGAAGGTGGAGGGATGGCTACGGCGAGGAGGGGGCACGCTGTCACCGGGCCCGACCGACGGGGTGGTGCACAGGTCGTACGTACGTCGTCCTTTGGTCCCGGCGCGGCTGGCCCACGTCGTCAGGTGGAATTGTTTTCCGAGTGTGTTCCCGTACGCGACTGCTGCTCCAGGGCCACAAGAGATGTTGATGCATGGGGGCAATTAATTTGTCGGGCTCTCGTCTAGCTTCGCTCATCGCCGAATTGTTGGATCGTAGCTGTTGGAGTGACCCTCTGGGTTAAGTTCTGGTAGTTTTTGTTTGATTTGGTGACCCTCGTGGGCATGCTTCTAGCTGTTCCCGTTGAGGTCTCATGCATACATGGTTTATTTCTCGTGGGCATCGTGTCATCATGATAAGTAGGATGTATTTTCTTTTTGTCTAGCAGACATGCTACGTGTATAAACGTAGCTTGTTTCTACTACTATATTAAGATAAGGAGGGTAGGGTAGGGATTGTTGTTTCTCAAGCTCATCTTGATATCTTTAATAGGTTGTCGTTTGAACGAGCTCAGGAAAACGTCATACTACCCCGACCCCCGCGCCGCCTCGCTTTGCCGACACGGGGTAGAAACCCTAGCGCCNNNNNNNNNNNNNNNNNNNNNNNNNNNNNNNNNNNNNNNNNNNNNNNNNNNNNNNNNNNNNNNNNNNNNNNNNNNNNNNNNNNNNNNNNNNNNNNNNNNNNNNNNNNNNNNNNNNNNNNNNNNNNNNNNNNNNNNNNNNNNNNNNNNNNNNNNNNNNNNNNNNNNNNNNNNNNNNNNNNNNNNNNNNNNNNNNNNNNNNNNNNNNNNNNNNNNNNNNNNNNNNNNNNNNNNNNNNNNNNNNNNNNNNNNNNNNNNNNNNNNNNNNNNNNNNNNNNNNNNNCAGGGCGCTTTCCCCTGCTGATGAGACGCATAGTATAGGGCTATTGCTTGGCACGTTGAGGGGATCTCGAGCTTGGCGGTCTGCACGCCTTGGATCCGCCCCGATGCACGCCCATGGGGGCAAGATGGAGCGGTTGGTCGCGCGCCCGTCCAACAGCTGGTGCGTGCGCGCCCTCGCTGCGACATGGATGTGTTGGGTGCGGTCAGTGCGGTGTGGAGGCTAGGGCCAACAAAAACCAACATAAGAAGAGGCAAGATCACCAGATGCCTAACTCAGGTGGTGCTGCTGCTCTTGGTTTGATGTCATATGTTAATGTTGTTTGCGTCAGATATGAAGAGCCTAGGCACCATATGGATAAGTGCACTAAACCAAAAGCTTATTTCATCTGCAAGATGGTGAATCACAGGTGGAGAGTTGTCGCACTAGAAAGAAACCTCACATTGTTGCTAGGTATTGTGGTAGTGTTACTAGAGATCTAGGGTTTTACCATCTCGACATGCCTGATGTTAATGCTCAACacctaggtgaaggaaatatgccctagaggcaataataaagttattatttatttccttgtatcatgataaatgtttattattcatgctagaattgtattaaccggaaacataatacatgtgtgaatacatagacaaacagagtgtcactagtatgcctctacttgactagctcgttgatcaaagatggttatgtttcctaaccatagacatgagttgtcatttgattaacgggatcacatcattaggagaatgatgtgattgacttgacccattccgttagcatagcacttgatcgtttagtttgttgctattgctttcttcatgacttatacatgttcctatgactacgagattatgcaactcccgtttaccggaggaacactttgtgtgctaccaaacgtcacaacataactgggtgattataaaggtgctctacaggtgtctcctaaggtacttgttgggttggcgtatttcgagattaggatttgtcactctgattgtcggagaggtatctctgggccctctcggtaatgcacatcacttaaagccttccaagcattgcagctaatgagttagttgcgggatgatgtattacagaacgagtaaagagacttgcccgtaacgagattgaactaggtattaagatatcgacgatcgaatctcgggcaagtaacttaccgatgacaaagggaacaacgtatgttgttatgcggtctgactgataaagatcttcgtagaatatgcaggaaccaatatgagcatccaggttccgctattggttattgaccggagaggtgtctcggtcatgtctacattgttctcgaacccgtagggtccgcacgcttaacattacgatgacaatttcattatgagtttatatgttttgatgtaccgaaggttgttcggagtcccggatgtgatcacggacatgacgaggagtctcgaaatggtcgagacataaagattgatatattggaagcctatgtttggacatcgaaagtgttccaggtgaaatcgacattttaccggagtaccgggaggttaccggaacccccccggtaacctaatgggccttaatgggcctagtggaggaagtagagaggaggccaaggggcagccgcgcgcccctccccccaagtccgaattggacaaggaggggggcgccccccctttcctttcccctctttctctcctctcccccaagtcctagttcaacatggaaaggggggggggggagtcctactcccggtgggagtaggactcctcctggcgcgccccttgcctggctgcacctcctcccccttgctcctttatacacgggggcaggggggcaccccataaaaacaacaattgatcattgatctcttagccgtgtgcggtgcccccctccactataatcctcgataatattgtagcggtgcttaggcgaagccctgcgacggtagaacatcaagatcgtcatcacgccgccgtgctgacagaactcttccccgacattctgctggatcggagtccggggatcgtcatcgagctgaacgtgtgctagaactcggaggtaccgtagtttcggtgcttgagcggtcgggccatgaagacgtacgactacatcaaccgcgttgtgctaacgcttccgctttaggtctacgagggtatgtaaacaacactctcctctctcgttgctatgcatcaccatgatcttgcgtgtgcgtaggaatttttttgaaattactacgttccccaacagtggcatccgagcctaggttttatgcgttgatgttgtgcacgagtagaacacaagtgagttgtgggcgatataagtcatactgcttaacatcatgtcatactttggttcggcggtattgttggatgaagcggcccagaccgacattacgcgtacgcttacgcgagactggttctaccgacgtgctttgcacacaggtggctgacgggtgttagtttctccaactttagttgaaccaagtgtggctacgcccggtccttgcgaaggttaaaacagcaccaacttgacaaactatcgttgtggttttgatgcgtaggtaagaacggttcttgctaagcccgtagcagccacgtaaaacttgcaacaacaaagtagaggacgtctaacttgtttttgcagggcatgttgtgatgtgatatggtcaagacatgatgctaaattttattgtatgagatgatcatgttttgtaaccgagttatcggcaactggcaggagccatatggttgtcgctttattgtatgcaatgcaatcgcactgtaatgctttactttatcactaagcggtagcgatagtcgtggaagcataagattggcgagacgacaacgatgctacgatggagatcaaggtgtcgcgccggtgacgatggtgatcatgacggtacttcgaagatggagatcacaagtacaagatgatgatggccatatcatatcacttatattgattgcatgtgatgtttatcgtttatgcattttatcttgctttgattgatggtagcattataagatgatcc from Triticum dicoccoides isolate Atlit2015 ecotype Zavitan chromosome 6A, WEW_v2.0, whole genome shotgun sequence encodes:
- the LOC119314284 gene encoding auxin-responsive protein SAUR32-like, with product MQGDQAEKRGKVKKGWLAVRVGQAQAEAEQGDGFRRFVIPIAYLYHPLFQRLLEAARDTYGYSSAGPLWLPCSVDEFLHLRALVDRETAHSHSSSSHRVHVQAGGHQQHGYYFAPCTRAKVTS